Part of the Arachis hypogaea cultivar Tifrunner chromosome 6, arahy.Tifrunner.gnm2.J5K5, whole genome shotgun sequence genome, GGCACTCCATGACATAGATGCTGCAGTTGAAAGCTTTAAAAATGCATTGGTCTTAGAGCCAAATGATGATAAATTGTGATTTTGTATAAGGCCTTAGTTAGACAAGAACTATTAATGTACTTACATAGTTGGACATTTAATTTTGTCATCTATTTGGTAGGTTCATGATTTATCAGAAgtattcaattattattttctttatatgAAATATCTTTTCAATACAATCTGAACATAAATGAAATTAACtgtcatttttttattaagatttgAATTTGTTAGGAAATCCAAATGAAGAGGGGGATATATATACTTAAAAGATGAAAAGACTTAAATGGTTATCTTCATCTGTTTGCTCTGGCAATGGCGCAGAGAGAATTTTGGGCAACCCAAACcaaaatttgaagtgaaaaagACAAGAAACTGAGGACTCTGAGTGCCACAGTGAAGTTAATGTTACTAGAATTGCACTTTCATACATGTTTACTTATTATCTTACCTATGTTGACAGTTATTCTCTATtaaccaaaaattaaatttcttttaCTAATAGGATATTGAGGAAGAATCAGTGGGTGTTAAAAAGGCATGTCCAACACGAGATATTAAGAGAAGTCGTTCAGCCGAAGTACATAATCTATCTGAAAGGGCGAGTGAAGACCGTATGCCAATTGTGTACTGTTACAAATAAATAGCAAATTTTCCATCTGTAGCATATGTTTTGTTGCTTGTGATCTGTATGATTATCATTGTGATCTTCTACTTATACAGAGGCGAAGAGACAGGATCAATGAGAAGATGCGTGCATTGCAAGATCTCATACCAAACTGCAATAAGGTTTACTCTTCCATTTTCACTTTTGTTATGCGGACCAGAGAATTTTCATAAGCATAATAGAATATTTATTATCACTAAGAATTTTAACTTGAAGCAAAAATATTATAGAATGACAGCAATAGATGTCAATATATAACATCTATGTTGTTGTGCACAACAACAGCAAAATATTACTTCTCTATCTATGGGGTCAAAAGGAtgaacttcaattttttttttatttagaactAGTTATACTTGTGCCAACCGATGCATAATTCTTCTTCGCTTTTAATAGGTTCGCTTGTTTATACTTTCAAACCTTGAGCCATATTTGCTTCTCCTTGAGCCGAAAATGCAACCAGAGAAACAGAGAAATGAAACAAAGAGGCAGGAAGCATGGCAAGTATATGGGGCCTTGTTGGTGGGTTGCaatgttttaatatatatatatatatatatatatatatatatatatatatatatatatatatatatatatatatatatatagatacctTGTTTTTGGTATGCATTAATATATTTGTTTCCCAGAAACATCTCTTTAGCTAATTACCTTGGTCATAAACCTTTCAGTGTGCTGTTGGGCAATGTATGCATGAAAAGGCCAAAATCTTCAGCAATTTGCTCTCTCCAACACGTGCTTCTTCTAGACCCAAAGCCATGATTGCTATGTCAAGTATGACTTCACTTTGCTGCAATGAGATTTATACTGGTGTTTCAAAATAATGCATGTCCTTTCTTAAATGGATGAATTTGATAAATTACTTTGTGTGCATACCTTTCGATGCATCTTGTATGCTTTGGTTTCCTCTCATTTTaacttttcaatttttaattcttgAAAGAAATACAAACTAAAGGGGGGTAATTGCAGGGCTGATAGtggaaaatattttcttcttgatAGAAGATAATGAACAAATGTATTGTAGGTAAAAAGAAAATGCGACAGGTCTactaatctaattttattttttctctttatattaTTTGACTAGTTATATATTGTTTCTAATGACATTTTTTCTTTgttataatttcaatttataacagCCGGCTTGATAGAAATTTCCTGACAGGAGACGTTCCTACAAATCTTTGTAACAGATGAGTTTGGATAATGAAAATGGAGTGTTGGAGCAAGAAACAAAGATGTTGGAGCAAGTTTCCAGGATGAAATTCACACAAGAGACCAAGAAAATAAGGCAGCcttgttt contains:
- the LOC112696927 gene encoding uncharacterized protein, with product MDSVCSEFQGKLNILDIEEESVGVKKACPTRDIKRSRSAEVHNLSERASEDRMPIRRRDRINEKMRALQDLIPNCNKVRLFILSNLEPYLLLLEPKMQPEKQRNETKRQEAWQVYGALLCAVGQCMHEKAKIFSNLLSPTRASSRPKAMIAMSRLIVENIFFLIEDNEQMYCSRLDRNFLTGDVPTNLCNR